cagtggatgaggtggtgaaggcttgtgtggttctccacaatttcattatggccaaagagagaataaatgttgaactggatgaacccatagccaaccccttgcccgattaccatgatcatcctctgaggacaagtgtggaaattgcgcagatgcgtgatcgttttgcggcctattttgtgtcagatgttggccgtgtgtcatggcaagatcaaatggtgtagtaatgttacttttggactgtcttctgattgtaactacaccaataatacctctactgtgacagttagaaatatattaaaaaaaaataattttccgtGAAATGTGCAATCAAAGTTCCGTTTAGGTTGGTTTGGTATATGTCAAATTTTGCATCTAAGtatagttcacaaatttaatgttcctataaaaacttgaacctgttgtttttaaaatattaaataaaaaagtttttaaattctataccgattcaaatacaatttttataccataatattacatatacttgtttgtctgatcgacctgtatctttgtgttttacctgataagcaacgataacagcgatgttttccaattgaaaccagggtaaatatctgaagcgtggccctgcgcttatcaacatgatgtacgtgggcctctgcatcgttgttcgctggagagatgtctgtgacagctctccagggaccaaccagcggacgctgcagtgatctgcatcattgtctgtttcgctgctgcattaagtgtgaacacctcatacagcaatgagagacacccaaaaaaaggcaaactaaaaattgaaaaaatagtgtctgacattgcatatatgaggtgtttgaagcacaaaatatgtgtagacagcacatGGCGTGATTTGGCGAGATAAATTCTAGAAAATAATagcataaataataacaaatagtgttttttaaaaataacattttttattgggggaaaacagaaaacaaaaagggttcttaaacttagggggtttccacctgtgccaccaggGGGGAATGGTAGGTGTCTTCTCTGGAATGGTGAGAGAAATGGGAGGATGATGGAGAAGATGACGATGATGGCGAAGAGGAGGATACATAGTCAAGTAGACTTGATGGGAGATCCAAACCCTCCCCAGGGTATACTGGGGaggaaaccgccacctctgtaggggagggaggaggcaacacaagccttgtTTGGCCCTGGCTGCTCCTACTGCGACTCGAGCCCCTACGGACAGTTGGTGTTGTCACTGGAACAGCAACCAGAGCCTCTTTGTGTGCCcgtctgtgtttcctcttttttttttttttttgggtcctgTGGCAGGTTCCCCAGCATGATGACGCCTACGGGAGGAAGAAggcatggcaggagcaggagtcggcggcactatgttatggtgcctgtggtggcgtcgctcggcacgtggaccacggtggggtggctggagtggctctccagcaggagtgggagtcatgcttgccagcgacggcactactgccattgtcgctgactgcatgaccccagcctgctggagagccctcacgtaggaagtgttgcaggactgcatcactgaaatctgtagttccggcgtaaggtgttccatcatgcccttagcaatggtactaaaaaaatgttttgccggatttgagagctcggtttcaattgtttcaaggcgccggtcgatattggacagacgagtgtccatgttatcgctcaacgccttgaaacagttctggaaaaccgtgctcaaatgcaaaaattcgggcatggttggcctgtccgaggcccgctggcgctgtcgggaatacccaaacgaaggtgcgccagaggcctcggccaggggaacacctgatgtactggctgccggttcaccagatggtggtgcaagcctgctgtcgctgtgggagggctgtgatggatcagatggcgattcatgaaggaccgcttctgcggggcgagctctctcgagggtgctgctgtgtgtcctgtgaaaagataatgaaaaaattagtcttcaatgaataacctctcccatgcgccaactcctggaataaaaatagcattacattacacaataatacaaatcctcggtctcacagtctgtgtggccaataattaatttctgattgttatcgccagctgaccgttaGGGCCGACGATAACAATCATGAACATTCCCGCTGTCAAAGCATTTTTACCGTATACCACTGTGGGTATAAAAATTTTGTAATCGaaaactctttctggaagctgcctatgccacaaaaatagttgaaaatttaatgtcaagataaaaaattaaataaaaaaaaaaccagtgatttcactgatctgatagcaggaacgaccatgatgttaggatcatgtgatcgagacttcatcattattcctgcaatcagaactaccctgactcagaacttaacctgtcatggactacaaggactcacgcttaacccaaaaaattaactaatggcctatatagcattttaatagggatacatttacgtggatggccaatatgttacgctgactacatggatgggcaatacagtatgtgcctgggaaatatactatgtggatacgtggctagaacgtgtgctatgtggctgcgatattgttacctgccaatatactatgtggatgcacaatgtacgtggctgggcaatgtactatgtgtttgtgcagtaggctatgtggctgggcactgtaatggggctgtgcaatatgttttgtggacaaaatacttactgacggcggccaaggactggtcttaagaactgtaaacatttggaatatttatagggcacagacttggccgcagcagcaccactcttcgagcgctcctcctctgcccgtatccccttattgaaacggtccttgatggatcgccatctgatcctcaaccttttaactgtgaatgcaaaggaaaaaaaaggttacatatgtagcatttgaaatggataaaacaaccgtgtgcgatgcaaaactttaggcgtttattgcatcacacacggttgtgtttatcctggaaagatggtgggtcatagcaacgtatctgcacggcatatcagcaatactcaccaaagttggctttgtcctttgcaggagctatgtcaaagccctcccacagcgactttgccacctctacccacaaacgcctcaacaccacctggtccatgtgccgggagtcacggctgtcccacaacgggccacgctcctggatgcttgatatgaggagctccacatcaatgactccatggtcccgttgtgaaacctagaaaaattacaaacagaaaaggttacaaatatgcaaatattaacaaacaccagcacctgtcatgatatgtaccttggccctatcctttgtcatttgatatatgtatattgatggtttctacacctgtatttttgaatgttttggttgtttcacctttgttaccttcccccaatacttgctaccctgaaaagtttgaatgtaagcttactaaacatccctagtgaaagcaggatgctaatcaaaaaaaaaaaagaaattgtttaataaaaatactcactcgccgtgctgacgccacaccttggccctgacctctctgctcccgctgacttccttcaccctcacttgaagaagcctgtaaaaattgtataaagaaattattttaaaaactacaaatgacTGCGAATAGTAATGAAATTGACATAATTACTCACCacactcccctgcgccgattggctcGATTCTGACACAGTGGCCATTGTAGCACGTTTGTTctggcatgaaaaaatgaaaaaaaaaaatcaaatctaaacctaaatatggcacatacaataaaatatgcccaaaattttttacaacaaccacaattgacttttgactgatcggacaaagcaaaaataagaaagcgacaccacaacgccatacattgcaagagaagacaatcaatagaagaaactatacaagaatagacccaaaccaaaaagcaaaaatagacacctatgtccaaaaatggacatatcaaaactttctgaaaaaacattacaggcacaaaaatacaatgaaagagcaaaataatgaacgcaatactttacaattgcaacaagacatgatcctaaaaaacaacatcttgtgacatctaaccacagaaagacaaaaggcaataaaaaccattctagataacaagcaataaacattacaggacaaccgctgtaaaaatatacagcaacccaaacataaaccatagccaaatagaaaataaaacacatggaatttttaaaaaaggccaccaccaaaaataatataaacaaataaaaattatactacacacttcgcaatgcaatcagtcaatgaaggaagatatatgccatacggaaaacgacgtaaaaacatcagcgatattttttaaaataaagggaaagtacaattgaaactataatggcatagcagcagcacggaactatacaatacaaagacatcataaatgttgcccccccaccag
This region of Ranitomeya imitator isolate aRanImi1 chromosome 1, aRanImi1.pri, whole genome shotgun sequence genomic DNA includes:
- the LOC138641973 gene encoding uncharacterized protein — protein: MATVSESSQSAQGSVASSSEGEGSQREQRGQGQGVASARRVSQRDHGVIDVELLISSIQERGPLWDSRDSRHMDQVVLRRLWVEVAKSLWEGFDIAPAKDKANFVKRLRIRWRSIKDRFNKGIRAEEERSKSGAAAAKSVPYKYSKCLQFLRPVLGRRQTHSSTLERARPAEAVLHESPSDPSQPSHSDSRLAPPSGEPAASTSGVPLAEASGAPSFGYSRQRQRASDRPTMPEFLHLSTVFQNCFKALSDNMDTRLSNIDRRLETIETELSNPAKHFFSTIAKGMMEHLTPELQISVMQSCNTSYVRALQQAGVMQSATMAVVPSLASMTPTPAGEPLQPPHRGPRAERRHHRHHNIVPPTPAPAMPSSSRRRHHAGEPATGPKKKKKRGNTDGHTKRLWLLFQ